From the genome of Mucilaginibacter paludis DSM 18603:
CCCGTATGCCGGTAAGTTGAACGATATATTGGGCAACCTGTCGGCAAGTATCGAGGATGGATCTTCGCCGTATTTGCAGGAACGCGAGCCTGTACGTGTATTGATTGTTGTTGTAGCATCAAACCGTGGTTTGGCGGGTGCGTTTAATGCTAATGCTATTAAAACAGCCAATAATTTAATAGCCGAAAAATACAGCGAGCAACTTAAGGCGGGTAATGTATCAATTGTAGGTATAGGTAAAAAGGCACAGGAGTTTTACACCAGGCGCAAATACAACGTAATTGGAAACAATAACGAACTGTTTACTGCGCTGAATTTTGAGAATGTATCGAAAGTTACAGAATCGATTATGCAGGGTTTCGTAAATGGCGATTACGACCGTGTTGAAGTGGTATACAATCAGTTTAAAAATGCTGCCATGCAGATTTTAAGAACTGAGCAATTGCTGCCCGTTCCGAAAACTGAAAAGAAAGCCAATGTGCCAACGTCAAATGTTGACTACATATTGGAGCCATCTAAAGAAGAGATAGTTGAAGAGCTGATCCCTAAAAATATTAAGATACAATTATACAAAGCAGTATTAGATTCACATGCTTCTGAGCATGGAGCCCGTATGACGGCGATGGATAAGGCTACTGATAATGCCGGAGACTTGCTGCGCGCCTTAAGGTTATCATACAACCAGGCACGCCAGGCAGCCATCACTACTGAGCTTACCGAAATTGTGAGCGGCGCGGCGGCTCTATCCAGTAATTAAAAGTATCGTACCAGGTATAAACCTGTTTGATGTAAAGGCTCCGGTTATCCGGGGCCTTTTTTTGTTTTATTTGAATGGTGTGGTGAGTATTCTATAGACGGCTCCGAAGATGCATTTTGGTGTGTGACATTAGCTAAAGCCGTAATGTCCTGTTTTTATTAAAAATCATTCCCTCTATTAGTGTTGTATATTATAAACAAAAATTTTATATTTGTTTATAATATACAACGGCGTGCAAACAAAAAAACAAACTTTGCTTCCAAAATTCCAAAAATTACTGGAACAGTTGGGCGAAAATATTAAACTCGCGCGGAAGCGTAGACGCTTGACTACCATTCAGGTATCTGAACGGGCAGGCATTGACCGTACTACGCTATATTATATCGAAAAAGGAAATCCCAGTGTTTCACTTGGTGCTTATTTTAATGTATTAAGGGTATTAGGATTACAGGATGATTTTTTAAAACTGGCTGCCGACGACGAGTTTGGAAAAAGGTTGCAGGATTTGAAATTATTAGGCAAAGCCAATGGCAGATAAGATAGATGTATGGGTGTACGCACATTGGAGAGGAATGAGCGCTCCCAAGCTTATTGGAATATTATCTGCACATCAGGCTAAGGGCAAGAAGGCATTTAGCTTTTCTTACGATAAGGAGTGGATTACAACAAAGGAGCAACTGTTGCTTGATCCGGACATTGCCTGGTTTGGTGGACACCAATATCCAACCGGAAAAGAAAATTTTGGCATATTTATGGACTCAATGCCAGATACCTGGGGTAGAACGTTGATGAGGCGCCGTGCTGCTATTTTTGCCCAGGAGCAAGGCAAGAAATCGCCTGTTTTATACGATATAGATTTTTTATTGGGTGTTCACGATATGAGCCGGATGGGAGCATTACGCTTTAAAACAGCACCTGAAGGAGATTTTTTGGACAATGACCCAATATTTCCAACTCCACCATGGTCGAGTATCAGGGAACTTCAATACGGGGCATCGCTAATAGAATCAAATGAAAACGCCAACGAGGTAAAGAAATGGCTGGCGATGCTTATGGCTCCAGGGTCTTCATTGGGGGGCGCAAGGCCTAAAGCCAATATACTTGACGAACAGGGACACCCCTGGATTGCCAAATTCCCTTCGAAAAATGACACGATTGATAAGGGGGCATGGGAATATCTTGCATACCAACTGGCTGTTAATGCCGGTATTGCTATGGCAGAATCCAAAATAGAAAAGGTGGCAGGAAAGTATCATACCTTTTTCACCAAGCGGTTTGACAGACAGGGCCATGAGCGCATTCATTTTGCTTCAGCTATGACTATGACCGGGAAAAATGAAGATCTGATACGCGACGAAGCACCTTCATACCTGGATATCGTCGAGTTTATCCAATTCTCTGGTGCCACAGTGGTAGAAGACCTGCACCAGATTTGGCGCAGGATGATTTTCAATATATTCATTTCCAATACTGACGATCATCTTCGTAATCACGGTTTTATATTAAAAGAAGAGGGATGGCGTTTATCACCTGCTTTTGATATCAATCCATCTGTTGACAAAAATGGATTGGCATTAAATATTGATATGGATAATAATGCATTGAATATAGATCTTGCAAAAAGCGTAGGACAATATTTTCGCCTTGGCGTAAAAGAAATGAATATTATTATTGATGAAGTGCAAACGTCAGTATCAACCTGGGAGCGGCTGGCAAATGAAATAGGTATCACGCGTAGCGAACAGATGCTGATGCGTAGGGCATTTATGTTATAATGGAAGAGATGGATACACAGGGAAATATCTTGTTGTTCACTTCTGTTTGCAAGGATGGTAAGATGTTTTGCATTGTGCTGGAAAAAGGGAGGTAAGGTGTTGATACGCCTGCATACTTTTTGATTGCTACCGTTTTCGCGTTCATAAATAGATTTGAGTCACTTCAGAATAATGCTGAAAAGTGGTTTATTGCTGCTGCTTCCGATGAAGGTGATTGGGTAATTCAGCTGAATGTTTATTGATAAATAACAGTGTACAGGGCTTGGCACAAAATAAAAGAAGCCGCCCTGTTAACCAGAGCAGCTTCTT
Proteins encoded in this window:
- the atpG gene encoding ATP synthase F1 subunit gamma, translated to MANLKEVRNRIASVKSTQQITKAMKMVSAAKLKRATDAIVQLRPYAGKLNDILGNLSASIEDGSSPYLQEREPVRVLIVVVASNRGLAGAFNANAIKTANNLIAEKYSEQLKAGNVSIVGIGKKAQEFYTRRKYNVIGNNNELFTALNFENVSKVTESIMQGFVNGDYDRVEVVYNQFKNAAMQILRTEQLLPVPKTEKKANVPTSNVDYILEPSKEEIVEELIPKNIKIQLYKAVLDSHASEHGARMTAMDKATDNAGDLLRALRLSYNQARQAAITTELTEIVSGAAALSSN
- a CDS encoding helix-turn-helix domain-containing protein, whose product is MQTKKQTLLPKFQKLLEQLGENIKLARKRRRLTTIQVSERAGIDRTTLYYIEKGNPSVSLGAYFNVLRVLGLQDDFLKLAADDEFGKRLQDLKLLGKANGR
- a CDS encoding type II toxin-antitoxin system HipA family toxin, whose product is MADKIDVWVYAHWRGMSAPKLIGILSAHQAKGKKAFSFSYDKEWITTKEQLLLDPDIAWFGGHQYPTGKENFGIFMDSMPDTWGRTLMRRRAAIFAQEQGKKSPVLYDIDFLLGVHDMSRMGALRFKTAPEGDFLDNDPIFPTPPWSSIRELQYGASLIESNENANEVKKWLAMLMAPGSSLGGARPKANILDEQGHPWIAKFPSKNDTIDKGAWEYLAYQLAVNAGIAMAESKIEKVAGKYHTFFTKRFDRQGHERIHFASAMTMTGKNEDLIRDEAPSYLDIVEFIQFSGATVVEDLHQIWRRMIFNIFISNTDDHLRNHGFILKEEGWRLSPAFDINPSVDKNGLALNIDMDNNALNIDLAKSVGQYFRLGVKEMNIIIDEVQTSVSTWERLANEIGITRSEQMLMRRAFML